The region taattgattagtaaattaatttttgaaattaattagttatatttttcaaaaattattttagtattttcgaaaatagcatctgaataattaagataattaatttttaatgatttagctttattatttaaataatgtgaaaaatatatttttcataattcaaattggatttgaatttgaaatgatatttattctttaattaatctgataaataaGTTATAAGCTTTTTATATTTTCGAAtgaataatttattaaataataattaaaagaaaatagttGGAACACATATTtgaaatcagggatgtgttacacgccaactacagtccatgcactgtagttggcgtgtaacaaggtccaagaatgaGTCTTGGatatgtcttttatttattttaattatttaataattggttgaaaattttaattttgaatttttgaattttaaatttaaaaaatttaattatttcttttataaatttatcaGATGGATATATTTTCATAAGATTTTTGACAGAAAGAAAATAGATTGTATTATCtgtttctatccctgaaaactatctcagacctaatattcctagatctcatgtattgagaatatcttgtgaatcacaaatattttcctaccattactctatgtgcccacacatgtcttgaggtgtagagatacaacTCGAAAGATCTTGGCCTGAGTATTTTGAAAAACTGCTTTGGATTAGATGtttgttggagatacaaaaaAGAAAATagggattcttgatagttcttcatctggtaaatcctcatctttttatttctctattattaatgttttgcatgttaatggatccaATTATTTATAGTtcgtttaaataattttttttttgaactcTCTAGACCCAACACCCCATGCTTTTCGTTGTTCACATGGTAAATTAGTTACAATAATTGGTGCTCTAATGGGTCATCCCATTTAGGTGCTACAATAATTGGTGCTAAAATAAGCTTCTTCAAAATGTGAAACGCTTCCAAACAAGAATAGCGTATCTTTTTCAAGCAAGTTGTATAATGGCTTTGAGATCTTTGAACAGTCATTTATAAATCTACGGTAAAACCCTGCATGACCAAGAAAGCTCATAATTCCATTAACAGACATTGGTGGTGGAAGCTTCTCAATTGTTTCAATCTATGCTTTGTCCACCTCATTTCCTTTTGATGACACTCTGTGGACAAGAAAAATTCCCTCCTGAACCATGAAGTGACACTTCTCCCAATTGAACACCCTTATTAGTTCCCTCGCACCTTTCCAACACAAAAGCCAAATTCTCTAAACATGAATCAAAAGAGCTACCAAAGACTGAAAAAACCATTCATGAATACCTCTAAAAGGTCACTGTAGCATTGCAAAGTCCAAAAGGCATTCTTGAAAAGAAAAATGTTCCATATGGACAAGTGaatgttgttttctcttgatcacTTGGAGCTATGTCAATCTGATTATATCCTGAATACAAATCGAACAAAATAGTAATAAGAATGGTCTGCTAACttgtcaagcatttgatcaataaaaggtaatGGAAAGTGATCCTTTCTAGTAGCTTTGTTGAGCTTATGGTAGTCCATACACACTCTCAACCTTGTAACGGTTCGAGTAGGAATAAGCTCATTCTTGTCATTAGTTACCACAGTCATTCCCCCTTTCTTTGGGACACATTGAATAGGTCTTACCCATGAACTGTCCAAAATTGGGTAAATAATCTCATTTTCAAACCATTTAATTATCTCCTTTTTCACCACCTCGTTCATGATAGGATTTAGTCTACGTTGGTGCTCAATAAAAGGCTTGCGATTCTCTTCCAATAAAATCTTTTGCATAGAAAAAGATGGAATAATACCCTTGATATATGTAATGGTCCACCCTATAGATTTCTTATGATCTCTCAACACCCTCAAAAACTTCTCCTCCTGAATTTGATCCAAAGCAGCAGAAGTAATAACATGTATTGTAGAAGAATAACCCAAGTATGCATACCACAAGTGTGCAGGAAGAGGTTTAAGCTCCAATTTAGGTGGTTCTTAAATAGATGGCTTGATGCGACCCTTTCCATTCATACCTTGATTAAGAGCATCCCACAAAGATTTTGGTTTGATTATGTAAGGCATCACATTCAATTGGTTCACACACTCTAAAGCACCTTCTTGTTCCACCAAAGAACCATTGACAAAACAATCTTTAAGAGAATCTTCAACACATTGAGTAGCAAACACACCTCTCACACAATCACCAATTACATCAATCCTATGACATTCATCAGCTTCAGTTGGGAATTTTGTAGCTTGAAAAAAATTAAAGGTCACCTCTTGGTCTTGTACTCGCATAGTTATATCTCTTTTTTGCACATCAATAAGAGTTCGAACTGTCACTTAGAATGGTCGCCCAATAATTATTGGGATTTCTctatcctcctccatatcaaatGCAATAAAAGCTGTAAGAGATATGAACATCTCCACATTAACCCAAATGTCTTCCACTATGCCATTTGGATAAGTCAATGAACGATTTGCTAACTCTAAGGTGACAGAAGTAGGCTTCGCTTCCCCCAAACAAAGCTTTTGATAGATAGAAAATGACATAAGATTTATACTAGCCCCCAAGTCACAAAGAGCTCTCCAAAAGAACAGAGTACCAATGGTGTAAGGAATAGTGAAGCTACCTGGGTCCTTAAGCTTTGGTGGAAGTTTCTTCTTAAAGATTGCACTAAACTTTTGTGTTAAAGAAACAGTCTCAAAATCTCCCAATTTTTTCTTCTTAGACAATATATCCTTCATAAATTTGACATAGATAGGCATTTTCTCTAATGCCTCAGCAGAAGGAATATTTAAGTGGAGCGTTTTGAACACCTCTAGAAATTCGGAGAATTGCTTGCCAAGCTTCTGCTTCTGCAGACACTGAGGGAATGGTGGGGCATAATTGTAAGGACTCTTCTCTTCTTGATTAATCATTGTTTTTGGTggtgatatttttttttcatctctTGTCTCATTCTCAACTGCTTTCACCACTACTTTGGGCTTCTTTCCCTCACTAGCTAATTCTCTACTATTTCTCAAAGTTACTGCCTTGCATTGTTCCTTATCCCCATTTGGATTAGCTTCAATGTTATTTGGTACAGAACCTTGAGGCCTTGAATTCAACGAACTAGCAAGTTGACTGACTTGGTTCTCTAATCTTCTTAATGAAGTAGCTTGACTTTGAATGAGTGTTTCTTAATTTTGCAACATCGTATCTATCTTCTTCATATACTGCATAAACATCTCCTCCAAAGTTGACTTTTTCTCTTATTTAGGTGGAAAACCAGGTGGGTTGTAAGGTCTTGAAGATTGTCCTTGGTTGTTGCTCCATGAGAAATTTGGGTGATTTCTTTAATTATAAAAGTTGGAGTTGGAATTTGGTTGTTGTCTATTATAATTCCCCACATATTGTGTAGTTTCAAGACATTGACCATTCGCATGATGATCACCAAAAAATCACAAGTTGTCACTTGACTGTGACAAGCATTCACCCCCAAAGTATCCAACTTCTTAGACAGTAGACTCATACGTACAGCTAAAGCCGAAATAAGATCTAATTCAAGAACACTTTCTACCTTTTTTGGATCAAATCTTTCAGATGTCCATTGATAACTATTTGCTGCCATTTTCTCAAATAACTTATATGCCTCAGTAGCAGACTTTCTCATGATTGATCACATGCAGCAACATCAACAATGGTTCTTAAGTGACTGAGTAACCCATTATAGAAAGTTTGAATAATCAATCACTCTAGCACTCCACGATGTGGGCATTTTCTGATCAAATCTTTGATCCTCTACCAAGCTTCATAAAGTGATTCTGACTCATGCTGCATAAAAGAAGTGATATCATTCCTCAACTTAGTTGTCTTGGATGGAGGAAAGAATTTATCTAAGTACTTTTGATCCAAGACTTCCCACGTAGTAAAGGATCCAGCTGGCATGGACGTCAGCCCATTATTTGCTTTATTCCGTAGTAAAATAAGGAAAAGTCTGGGTCTGACAACATCATCTGAAACTCCAATGTACGTGAAAGTGTCACAAATCTCCAGAAAATTCATGATGTGCTCATTAATATCATCATTCGGCTGCCCATGGAACATGGCTAAATCTTTCAACATCTGAATGGTACCCaccttaatctcaaaattattggcTTGAATAGGGGATCATCAGATGCTAAACTGAATGCTATTAACTAAAGGAACAACATACTCCCTCAGTGATCTTGTTTTACCCATTTGCTCCTATTTAGgcattataattttttgttgttgttgttggttcCTCTCTTTTCCAATTCCTCTTAAAGTCCACTCATTCTTAGGATCCAAAAGAACCAAATCAAAGCTTTGCGATCTTGGCTGaacaataactaaaaaaaataaaacaaaaggttTGAATTAAGAACAGGATAGATtggtattaatataaaaaaaatgtagtACTTAAAGTTCCCCAGAAACGGAGTCAAAAACTTGTTGTGTAAATTTTAAACAACACAAGTGCACGCCACCACAACAAGTAATAAAGTCTAAGTAGAGTGTTGATCCCACAGAGAATTTATCACTAAAGATTTGTTAAGTACCAAAATTATATCTTCTAGTTTTTATCCAAACCATAAtagaattaaaattaaaataggcAATTTCAAAAAGACAATTAACCAAATTTTATAGAAACATAGGATTAAAATTTTCCCTCAATATGTCACTTgaatataattattctcactTAATTCTATCAATCAATAGAAGATGTTAACCAATAATCCAAAAATATTCACAAGCCTCTCCCGATGGTCATGCAAAAATATCTTATCTATATTCctataataatcataatagcATAAAATTCATTATGCACATGTTCATTTAGTAGCTATATATGCCCCACATGTATATTCCTATCATATGCGAAACTCATAGATTTTACTCAGTTACCCCCCATGTATATTCCTATCATTCTATTCCTCGTCAAACACAAACTTTCATTTCCCAAGTTGCTTACGGTTTTCCTAATCATTGTAATTAATGACCAATTAATTAGAACCAATGAGCATAGAATAAAATGAACAACTTAATATTGATTTCATAATGAAGATCAAATAACAAATTCAAGCTACATATTAAGTTCCAATTGTAAtcctaaaataataaattatctcATGATAAGACTAGTGTAAATCACATAAATTATCACAATTAAATTTAACATCACACAGTTTACAAGGAAAACCAAAAGAAAAGAATATCATAGATGAAAACTCTAATCTTCAATTCTTGATTCTCCTCTTTCTCCTTCTCACTCTAGGCCTTTTTaatttgtttctctctctaaaactctTCCAAAATTTATGCTCGTCAAAGCCCTTTGTAGCCTATGTCGAAATTCGCAAGAATAATAAGCAAATAAAGGAAGTTTCCCATTTCTGAATTTTCGCTCAATGTCGCGACACTGACTCTTACCGTCATGAAACTTAGCTACTGATTTCAGAACTCCCTTAGAATCACGTCACTAAAGATAGTCGTCGTGACAATGAATACTGATTTTGCACTagatttcttctttcttcttactCTTCTCTTGCATCTCTTTTTCTTAGTCCAACGACTTCCAAAACTACAAAACACACTCAATTTAAGTAAAATAAACTATACAACATTAACAAACCATGAGTTCTAAAGTACTAAATTATAATGTTCACACACTATATTATGGGTTGATCATGTCTTGATAATCCTGGTACTCATCTTGAGGCCAATGAAAGTCTGAGTTGAGGCCACACTGTAGAAGTGACAGAGAGGCTCAAACATGCTCAGGACTAACCCTATCACCTACAGACTTAACATTATAAACTACGATGAGAGATTTACCTTGGACATGGGAGGAAGCCTCTATGCCCGCCTTGAGCTCCTCCTCCTACACCTGATCCATTCGAGCTTCTTGGGCTACTCGGGCAGCATGATCGTTCTCCATCCTCTCCTCCATCAAGTACTAATTATACTGGGCGCGGGCCAGTCTGTCAACATATTGTATGTGGGTTACGCCCATCGCCCGAGAACAATTGCAATTCCTGAAGGTAGTTAGGTCAAAATTGTTGATGTGCCGCCCTTCTGGAGAAGTCCAACCGCAATGAGGTTGTCCTCTAAACCAACTAACTTTGCTCCAGTTCCACATCCGTAAGTGAGTTCATCACCTCCAGGCGATCTTCAAAGGCCTGGACCCGGAGTGTACGCTGGAAGCCACCTAAAAAAAATAGGATCACTAAATATGGACTCCTATTGAGTGTTGGAAGAAAGAAGCTCAAAAGGAAACACAGGACATACCAACCTTGGAAAATTCCAGAATATGGGTAGGGTTGTCCGAGAGCAGAAAGTTGTTGGTGAAGAAAACGTGGTCCTTATAATATCTTGCATGGCTCTCATTAAGATGATGAGCCTTGTACATCATGTTGGAAAAATTCATGAGGGTGTAAAACTCATCAAGATCGGTGTTCTTCTTCTTCGAAACAAGCCCGGAAGTTGTAAAGACATAAAATCTCAGCTGGAGAAGGCCCGTGAGGGCTTTGTAGCCGTTGGGGGTGAGTTGGAAATGAGAAATCCCCACAAACTTCAAAAACTTGATGAAGAATCGGTGAAGAGGTAGGGTTGCACCCGCATGGAGGTGTTCTGGTTCAAGGCTCCGAGGCCGTTTACAATCTGATGAGCACTCTCATTCTCACGGAACACCTTCATCCCTCCCCCATAATGGTTGATTATGCTGGTCAAAGCCCCAAGATGCTTCAACTTTCTTAGATTTTGCTCTACCTCAAATCCTGCGGCCTTGTATACCACCGTGGGTTGAGGGAGAGGAGCCACGTTTACCTCCACTTCCGTCAGAAAGTGGCCCCGATGAGCCGACCTCTCTGCCACTAGAGCAACTTCTCTTACTACCATCTCCCGCCTTTTATCCAGTTGATGAGCACCTTCTCAGGCCATCATAGGTAACTCCCTGTCAAATATGTAAAAACCTTGTTGATGTAGTTTGTGAAGTTCCTCGGACTTCTGAAACAAAAACCAAGTAGTTAGTGCTCTGACCCAAACGCCAAAACACTAGAGTACCCTAAAACAACTGCTCTAGAACTAGGAAAGGGAGATTTTTCTAATTAAGGAGTGCATACGGAGCCCCACCACTAGAAGCTCAAGAATATCACTGGAATCTAGGAATTCCCCATAAACCGTTGGGATGACAAAAGATGCAAAAAGGTGCAAAAAATGAAAATATCTCCACTTACGGTTGGTTTCCACACCAACAAAGGCCTGAAATAGGGTTAAAAAGAGGTAATATAACCTCTATATCCTACTCGTCCCACTAGCCTAAAGACAAACCCAGAAATTTTTAGAAATACACGAGAACAAACAGAGAAAAATGAGAGAATTACTTATTCGAGATAAAGCGCTCGTAGGTGCTAAGCCTCATTCGAACGTGAAAATACTGTGTCTGATTAACACAAAAGTATTTCCTCCTCCTCCATTGTTCCAAGATCGACAAATAGAGATAACTGGATTGATGAAAAGCTCTTGGCGAAATGGGAGCTCTTGAGCTCTGTGTGAAAATTTCCAAATGTGAAAGTGATGAAGGAAGGAGGCAAGAGTTCAAATATATACCCCTAAGCATGAGAAGGAAGCAATTCAAGCCCAACCGTTCATCAGCTAGGGAGTAAGTACTCTAGAGTGATCCAATAGTCACATGAATCAAGGCAAGGATGATACACGAAAAAATGAAAGGATGTCTCAGGAATTAAAAAGACCCTTTATTAAATGGGATCGATTGATGCGCCTTGCAATAGGTAGTCGACACGTGGCAATCCCCTTTATGTAAGTGTCAGCTATTGAGGATGCCCAACCGTCTCGACTCGAGTATAACTCCACGAGGACATTCTTCTCAATTCATAGTCTCCATTGGTcgaggacgagtgaagacttgTGGGGAAAATGTTGTTCGTGTTTTCACCAAATGGCACGTGACATACTTTAAAAAAGGATTAGGGTTCCCCGAATGTTGGTGAAATATCCTGGCGCCCTCTACAGGCTCCACGGGAGGTAAAACCCATCCTCAACTTAAGTTCGCCACCACTGGAGGAGTACTTCCACCCAAAAACATCACCTCCGAAGacctgttggtattaaatgagaaaataggaATACGCAACAGAATATTATcttataaaaaatttatttataccagccaggatcatacatatatagatataataaATTACACATAAATAGATAAGAGATTGCCTCTATTAGCTTATAAAGTGTCTTTGAATCTTGTCGTATCAACCAATGATCTTCTTATCCTTtctaaaagctcacaccttagccttccaagccaatccccaaacacacaaggacgtgtgcaggcacgtaggattcaaatgctaaattagactctctagatgtactcaacacatgagatacaGAGAGGATTGAAaagagagaggctatagaaatgtctagaatttcaggtttaaGAAATTCAATCATTTCTTTTCTTAGAGAGAGTCTTACAGTCAGAATTAACAACTTCTATACTTATTAGAAATATCGCTTCTTTTAAGGtttgtaaagataattaactaatttaattcatctttatattatttaaataaaactaaccagttacatttattttaattatttaattcaaatcGTATTTAAAAagactaattaaataaataaattatttgaaattcaaaattcaaatcctagggataggATATTCATGAATGTGGCGTCACTCATTGTGCAACACAGTGAGTGTCGTGTGCCACtatttgtgtaacgacccaaaatcattaataaggcttaaggcccttgattggtgtgtcgggagggcatgattagtttatttgtgaatttattagcttaatgcatgatcatgtgaTAAGCACACTTGTGTGATTATACGaatatatatgaaatgcatgtctacaagtgttagtatgcatgtaggcccatttagcttaaaggggtataatggtaattttagcccattgagggcgtaaatatgattatatatgataactgtgaggaccacattattatgtgggtaaatctgcaacatgcgacttgaggcgatcctagggagctagttagtgggaaagtcacaacgggacctaatacttgacttggggtaagtcaaggggcattttgggtattagatggttatttgggttatcaggttgcataaataaataattagagatatatttgaggttaggaagcttagatgggaatactggggaattttaccatagggctgggcgtcgcggcccctatagggttgtgctgcggcgctaggctaatttcaggacagtggaaatttgagtttttagggttttggttcagggggctcgggggacgcttccgctaccttgtgcgGGGAAACgggaagtcccgagagcacgggattggttccgggagatgattatgaattggtgaGTAATGAGAGTgcaatgtatgtgttgtgacATGGTATTCggcaaggctcgggttagaggaccgcgcTCGAGATTTatgtgctcaagaagctcggtacataggtaagaaaactgcacccggttgtgaatgaATAATGGGACTAGgagttccctgttttgtatgctttatgaaggatggtattatgccatgtgaataatgtacaaacgacctaagggtgccagagTTTATATTggcgcatagggcgcgactcagccactagtagctggggacagcttattattcactgagctcggtttaagcggaccggagtcagcgtggtaaacagagggtgcgacctaagggcgtcgaccctgattatcatgtgatttgattattgttGTTGATTGATGAATTTGTTATATAGAATAGCTTAaagttggtttgttgattctctgaTTATGTCTTTGGACTGTGTGATCAATATGGTATGCTAAATTTATGAACATGTgttaagggttattcaattgttatcattgtttgtgctataacgttatatttttcttgttgggccttggctcacgggtgctacgtggtgcaggtaaaggcaagggcaagcttgatcagccctgaattggagagctctaagggcagaatgtacatgatcagctgctcagccaccacggttgaggaggagacaggaacaggagaaccattaaaattctattttgccttagagtggctagcagtcgttgtactttgaaaattttgtaaactgatttTCAAACACTGtatcttttgggatcccttgtataaaacgttaaattatatgaaatgtatattttatgaccaaaatattttaaccctagttcattagtgatgtCACTAACACatttttgactaaatgacttgattagcaagtcccgcacctttataaatacacaatgtaacggtcttggctacccagggcgttacaatttggctatccttgattttctcatttgtttgtttaattaatatttatgacaatatatttatcccaaaataaattccagttaattcaaaattaactgtACCTTTAAAGTATcggttttaaataaataaatatattattgtaaatatcttataataagataataaataaactctctttatattaatccaaatatgattaatatttattttaacataaagctTTTcagaataaaaactatatagttaaatagttaattaattcacaattaaccaATTACCcacaattattacataattatttcctttccatggaaaattaattcatttgtaatTCAGTCATTCTCTCTGCAAATCTTCCTTATGGCATCCTGACCCTTGACAGTGTAAGACATAAATGacctagggaccatggacctataatacgaatctCCAATAAACCAAGTTATTAATCaaactatttaatctaataaaattaattattaatttcatgattactccactataaatatggaattgcacactaagtatttatagaattatatttactgagttttctttgtagtccatcgatataatcaataaatgtagttattggATCGTTAATTAGAGgtggtcaaaattatcgttttacccttctaattacctattgttccttaagtaccattaattcactagcgaataattaatctacaatcaaattatagatttgaacttaataactattcagttccagaattaacccataaggaaaccaatattcgacccgttaggaaagtatggattccaatattgtaaatcatgttcctagccattcatgatattgaatctccaaaacaaaagtcactagcctcattacaCTAAGAAACTtcaacgagtgaatcaaaagatccaataagcacaaacaagagttcatgactactcaggatttagcAAATGGTAAATTATATAGACAGTTAATTCATATCAGTCTGGTCATATATAATTTCTATTATATAcagtacatttaccaagatgtctctCCACATCAGtcatctgaatctagattacttgcatcccttatgcttagtaaatcgtagtaataatcattcattaaagattccttttATATGTTACTAACAATTTTATTCAATGTATATGTCTTAATTCTCTAGtactaatataatattatatcttcataaatgaatatggtatattcttgatatttatataaattattcaaacaattattataacattcaaatataataagttatatttttatttaaataaataaaaattatttacatACTTTTAGGATATAAATCCTATAATCTCTTGATTCTCCTGATTCTGATACTTCGAGGAATTTCGTAGTTTTTTTATAGAGAGTGAAGGTGTAGAAGACCCATAATGTAAAATGGTCATAATGGTTAagtatactatatatatatatatatatatatatcatcaaataatagAAAGAGAGGATGAAGCTGGAGATAATATGAATGGTTAGGAAGGAGTaaaaatggagagaaaataaaaagaaaatggagAGGTGTGATAGtgaagtagaaaaaaaaaagtaaaaagagTGGGATAATATGGATAAAGTATGtaagaaaattaaaagaaattacaaaaaattataaTGTAAGCGGATAGGCAAAACAGTAAAATGTAATATATAAACTTATAACAATATATAAGTGAAAGGTAAACACTAAATATAAAATCGTGTGGCAGTCCTTGCCTCGACATTTTTGCCCATTATGCATACAAATTATTAGGGAGACTGATATTTTGCACActcaaaatacataaaataatGTTGTATGCATCTTAAACTACATAAAAATAATAGGTTCCACCTTAAAAGTATTAAATTGTTTTTAGATACATGCAACATTATAGTGTGCACTTTGGGTGTGCAAAACAAGTGTGCACCTATCATTATTCTATGCGTATTTTAAGACTTAGATGGCTAAacttataatttgaactttggaCTTCTCAAACAGCTATTTCTCAAGAAGTTCTGAAGATTAGTTTCTTGtctacaagttttttttttagagTAAAAAGTCGAATTACATTGTCAATCCTATCGATTCTTaaaattacttttattttaaagcTCAAAAGTGGGTTTCAAAAGCTCAACCAACCGAGACCGTATTTTTCTTACATTGAAAAATTAAGATAATCAATTTAATTTTACCAAGATCGACTAAAGGGTGGGGCCGCTTGTGCCGTTGCCAAGGCCCCTTAACCCAAGAGGCCAtcaaattttatgtatttttttttatataaacaaaAGGCACACTATTAATTGATCTTAGAGTACCAAGAGTAAAGACTCCCAATAAGTTATTGCCTGCCGTGCTCAAGAAATAGGAATAAAGGGCCATTGGCCcaataattttctttttagtAACACCAATTCCATCTGTTGA is a window of Humulus lupulus chromosome 4, drHumLupu1.1, whole genome shotgun sequence DNA encoding:
- the LOC133832774 gene encoding uncharacterized protein LOC133832774; the protein is MRKSATEAYKLFEKMAANSYQWTSERFDPKKVESVLELDLISALAVQTLIQSQATSLRRLENQVSQLASSLNSRPQGSVPNNIEANPNGDKEQCKAVTLRNSRELASEGKKPKVVVKAVENETRDEKKISPPKTMINQEEKSPYNYAPPFPQCLQKQKLGKQFSEFLEVFKTLHLNIPSAEALEKMPIYVKFMKDILSKKKKLGDFETVSLTQKFSAIFKKKLPPKLKDPGSFTIPYTIGTLFFWRALCDLGASINLMSFSIYQKLCLGEAKPTSVTLELANRSLTYPNGIVEDIWVNVEMFISLTAFIAFDMEEDREIPIIIGRPF